The nucleotide sequence GGTAGATGTAGATAACTTTGGTGCTACCAAACTTTCAGGGGGATCGAGTCACGTAACTAGTATACCTGCACAAGTTAACCCTATTGCTCATCGGGGCTTTGGGCCTGGCTTTAATGCATCATATAATCACTCAAGGAATTATTCTTCTAATCTCGAGCCTGAAAATATTGGAAGCGGTAACATGATGGCATCTATTTGGTAGTCAAGTTGTTATGTCATGTTGATAAGGTTGGTATTCAAGTTGTTATGTCATGTTCATAAGGTTGGTAGTTTGATAGGGAAGGGTGGAAGCTCAGAGTACAATGCTAGTGAGTACAGGGGCATCTATTTGGATGCACTTCTCGCCACATCCACTGATGAGATCGTCAAGCTCTTCCTTGCCAAAGCTCACAGAAGGTAATAAACAAATTTCTCGATTCGATTTCTTGGTTTGatttttggtggatttcttgGTATAGATTGGTGGTTGCTTTGCTCACACCTTGAGCTAAAATTATGTTCATTAGAGCTTATGTTTATTTCAGATTTTCATTGTTTGAGTTTCTTGCCAATGGACAATTATATTGTGCTTGATATAagttatctttttttcttttttttttttttttttttttttgcaaataaaGATAATAATTGTGGATCAATGTTCGTAGCACTACATTCGAACTCCTTGACAGTTGGTTAAAGTGGACATGGAAAAACTAGCGTTATAAGACATCTCATAGGATTGTAACAAGTACTTGTAAAAAATTTACATTGATTTTTTTGTATATGTAGTTGAATATATGATTATTAATATAAAACAATTCTTTCAATAAAAATTGGCagtgaaaatattattaaattaaaaaaaattgtatttttatccttttatttttgccgATGAAGTAGGATCAACGGAAATGTATAATTCCAACGACTCTTGACCCtcacaaatatatttttgtgCGTATTTTCGACAATTCTTAATTGTCGGTAATTGTAATTGCAACGATTGTGCGCTCTTGTAAACAACATTTTACTGTTGGAAAATCATTTTTCGACATAATGTTTTGGTCGTAAGAAAATCATCGCAAAAACTAGATGTGGTCATTGGGAAAGTATATTCGACAGCCATACAAGTATTTGCGACCACACAGACgtgttgaaaataaaataattttgtcattttgaaaAATGGCTGCCATGAAATTGTGATCTAAAATTGATGCATTCCATAGATAATGATAAGATAAGGACATGCCTGGCATGCAACCTATCATCTTTAATTTGACATTTGTTTTGACAGACAgacacatatatattttttgaattgttCTGATATTTGTATCATAATTAAACTTGTGGTTGTGTGGTTTTGGTGTAGTGAGATATGAGGAGTGATGAAGGAGCTACATAAATTGTAGCGAGCTGCATGAAGTAGAGAGATACATGAAGGAGTTATATGGAGTGATGAAGGAGCTACATACATTATATGTACAAAAGGGAAGATGCTTTTATTTGCACGTCTTCGAAAGAATTCAAGTTTGTATTTTCGGAGTTTGAGGACTTGTGTTATGTTCAAACACATATCTTAGGTTTGTAATGAATGCATTGGCTGTACCACATTAATCTTATATacgtttgtttttattaatgataatacaaaatattatttaaccAATGCTCAGTGAAAATTTTACCAAAAAGCATATTTCcattggtttattaattattgtttataatttaattacaatatttacaaaaacttaaataaaaaatattttgtcaaaaaaaaaaaaaagggtttgcacGACAAAAAAGTAACAAGCATTGCGCAAAGACTTTTTATGCGACGCAGGTACTGTCGTCCTGCAAAGAccttttgcgcgacgtaggtgctGTCGTCATACAAAGACCTTTTGTGCAACATAGGTGCTGTCGTCGCGTAAAGACCTTTTGCGCGATGCAAATTGTCTCTTCGTCACGCAAACCTTGATTTCACTGCCCTTGTGTGACAGTTGGTGTGTGATGAAGGTTTTGTTGAGCTAATTTTCAGGTAACGTTTTTTAACGTTGTGCGACGAAAGTACATGCGTTGCACAAACGGTTTTATATCCTAATGAAGGCTTGCATGTATAAACACTCAGCGTTATTAAGCTTCACGTTATACACGTCAATAAGAATGCCCTTATGTTGCAAGACTTAATAGTATCAATTGCTGGTCAAATTTAAAACATCGTTACATTTTAATGAACTTGTAACACTACGTCCGCAGGCGCATGCCTAATTGTTTGGAATCACTAGATTAGATTATACAGTTCATATATTATGATATATACGTGTGTGTGTATTCTGTAAAAGTGTAAATGTGCCTCTTGAAGCTACTCAAAGGCCAACCATTACTACTCAAAGGCCAATGCCTACCCGATTACTTTCAATTTTCCATCACTAAAACTAAGACAACCCTTACACATTAAACAATCACAGATGTCCGTGCATGTATTTCATCTTGAAATCATGGCCTCTGAATATGCAATTTGCACATTGATTGCCTAAAAAAGGAGTGAATATTGACAATTAATATACAAGATTTATTTTCCATTTAATTTCCaagtcaaaacaaaacatgcatggtaaaataaaagaatttttttcTGATTAAATCTTTAAAGGGTCAAAAATCAAAGCAATACAAGAGTGCTTTCATGCTTATACAACccaatattttttaataatttgtggaaatattttcTTCCCCGCATTATTTACTCGGCAACtacaaaaaagagaaaaaagtttCAAATGAATAACCTCAGAAGCTTTGTTCTCTCTAAATTACCAGCAGTACAATTATTCTCCGGTGAAGAACTCCTCAACGTCGTCGTTTCCGAGTCTTCAACTGACGGCGTTGCCGCTCTACAATCCCTACGTTTCGTCCTCGACGTCAACCCAGTTGCAGATGTCAAGCTAAGATTGAGATCGGGCGATCGGAAATTCTCCACGTAATCATCATTACCATTGACATCAAAATTAGGCCTCTTCTTCTTGGTAGACTGCCTTTGTACTTCTCGAACCTGATGTTCACGAACATAATGGATGTCACGACTATACTCGGGAAGTGGCTCCAACGAGCCGCCACGTAACACAGTCTCCATCGCCGCCTGGCACACCTCCCACTTCCCACTCAAAAGAAGGCCCGTCGCCCCATTTACCGGATTCATAGTCCGCCCCACCGCCTCAAATAATAACGACTGAAACAAAGCTAAAAGCAACAAAACGTAATCCTCATCAGCGATCTTAGATATCTTTAgaatttgtttatatatatatatatatataggccgCAATCAGACGTCCACACTCCATATTTACTATTTTTGCATCGTTGATTGATCATCATGCAAAAACAACATATTACAGTGTGGACGTCTCAACCAATACCGTATGCACatactttgattttgatttgataGCCAAAAATGTTATCTATACCGGGTCGTTGGGACTCAGAGACGGCGTTGATGAAGGAGAAGAGGCCGGCGCGTCCAAAGAACTTGGCCACAAAAACGGTGGCGTGGGCTTGAGCTTGGGGATCTTCCATCCATTGTAGGCATTGCCTAAGGATGCAGTTATCACTGCAACCCTTTCTTAGAACTCGGCATCCATTGCAACTCATTTTTCACGCATTAATATATTTTAACAGATCGAACTCTGATGTTGGACGACGACGTCGACGACAACAACAGGACTAGATGATCTAACCCTCAGGGACTAGCCTGCGTTTAAGTAATATTGGAAATGTGGGAGGGCGTTGTAATTTGCATCATGActtgtatatatatagagaatGAGAGTGGGAAGTGTTATCTTATTGTAAGACCTGGCGTATATATTAAATTagcttttaaaatttaaaaagaaatatgGGGAGGGTAGTTATTCATTATCGTGCCCGAGGAGTAATTCGTGATATCAACCAGCATTTGATTTGATTAACTAAGGTTAAGTTATAGGAGGTAAAGTTGTGTACATGGTTGACTCGACTGTATAATCGAGGGTTTTTGGGTTGGTTCCAAACTTCCAAGGAACTTGGTGAGGGACGGTTGCGGGTCTCCGCACAACGGTTTAGTTCACATAATTTCATTCTTCCACCGTTGGATGTACCTCTGCATGGATATTATCTAACATCTGTGACCAGattctttttctgtttctttctATTACTGGTTGTTTCTGGTTGTACTGTAGCTTGTACTATtcaagaaatttttaattgtgacgagAGGACAagtggtacatcatgtgttttaataggtgtggtgaaaatttttattttttaagtttttaagtttttagcacacatattccACCATTTCTATAgtgacatgtggtgtaccaccccTTTtaccggtcacattgaaaaatctctcgtacTACTCATGCGACTCTTGCATGCAAGACTAAAATATGtttagagtaatgctagggagactaaattttagaaattaaaagacatggaagttgatggttggtttattacttaagtattgataaacatgttcatttttattggtgacacatcatttagtttgctaattttgtcttcaaatttagTCTTCTTAGCATTACCCATATGTttagtgtttttttctttttcttttggttggagGCTTGGAGCAAATTGCCTCAACAAAATTCCAACAAACCAAGGAGTTCATCAACTGAAAAGGTTATATTTCGGAACATATCCATATACATATCGTAAAAAATATCGACAATATcaacgataatatcggaaaatatcgatgttgataatttcgctcacacttcaacaatattttgtcaaaatatcggtgtaatatcgctaaaatatcgaaaatatcgatgtaaaggaaggaaaaaaaaaaaagaagaaaaaaacggggaaaaagggaggaaaaaaaacacaaaggggatttgaacccctcccattttactcctccaacactgtaaccaccatatatcacttatgttttagtgataatatgctaaaatatttatatttatatgagtggcatgttaacaattacatgcaaaactattttggggatttatcatttgatgaatactcttcacaataaacttactctacacatagagatgatgaagatagtgaaaattttgaacctcataagaactttatgtggtactaaatcactcatgtatcttatcatgcaatgtataaagtgtaaaatattgtagtaaatcattatatataaatgattatggtgtgtttaatccttttttcattaattactacatattttctacactcatagtgtttgccagctcgctgtataatcaacttaaatcagttaaattcatcatgtaatgcatttccttctaattttttttgataaactaatagataattgactaaataaacattctccaaagtttcaataaaaatttccaagtttttcttacaatttccgtg is from Malus sylvestris chromosome 5, drMalSylv7.2, whole genome shotgun sequence and encodes:
- the LOC126624810 gene encoding LOB domain-containing protein 37-like — its product is MSCNGCRVLRKGCSDNCILRQCLQWMEDPQAQAHATVFVAKFFGRAGLFSFINAVSESQRPALFQSLLFEAVGRTMNPVNGATGLLLSGKWEVCQAAMETVLRGGSLEPLPEYSRDIHYVREHQVREVQRQSTKKKRPNFDVNGNDDYVENFRSPDLNLSLTSATGLTSRTKRRDCRAATPSVEDSETTTLRSSSPENNCTAGNLERTKLLRLFI